The nucleotide sequence ACGGGACGAGGACGCACCTCTTGGTGTGGACGCGCTGGCCCACCCGTGGCCACGAGTGCTGCTCTATGTGTTCCCTCCTCTCTGCCTGATACTGCCTACCCTGGCCAGGGTGAGAGATGAGAACTTGTCTCTTATCCTGATAGCACCCAGGTGGCCCAACGCACCATGGATGGCGGAGATTTCTCATCTGTTGTATGCCTAGCCATGGCCCCTCCCATTACGCATGGATCTCCTGTCCCAGGCGAACAGAGAAATTTACCACCCCCAACCGGACAGGGTGGCTCTCTGGGCTTCCTGCTCATGTTATCGCCACTATTCAGAATGTTAGAGCCGCTTCTACACGGTCTCTGTATGACTGTAAGTGGCGCGTGTTTGAGGAATGGTGTGATGGGCGCAGGTTGATATCATATCAGTGCTCCGTTGCtgatattttgtgctttttgcaggACTTAATAGATAAAGGTAGATCCTTTTCCACTATTAAGGTCTATTTAGCTGCTATCGCTGCTTGCCATGTCGGATTCGATGGCACATCTGTAAGGCAACACCCTCTCCTTCGCAGGTTTATGAAGGGTGCAcagcactttcttcccatgccTGCTAAAACTGTGCCAGAGTGGGACCTCTCCATGGTGCTAAAGTCTCTGTCTCGTCGGCCCTTTGAACCTTTGGGAGAGGTTTCGCTGAAACATCTGTCTTTCAAAACAGCATTGATTCTGACTCTGACCTCTGCTAAACTTGTCAGTATTTTGCATGCACTCTCTGTTCATCCCTCATGCACAAAATTTTATTTCGATGGAAATAGAGATTTTCTTAGGCCTAACCCGGCCTTTATGCCTATATGCTTCCCAGCAGTGACGTGTGAGGTGATAGAGTTGTCATGCCCACCTCCTTTTTCCTCTGCAGAGGATGAGAGGTTACATGCTTTGTGTCCTGTGCGTGCCCTGCGGGTTTATatggacaggactaagactttTAGAAAGAGCGATCAGCTCTTCATTTCCTGGGCTCCCCCTCACACAGGGAATCCCATTTCCAAACAACGCCTCTCTCATTGGCTTGTGGAAGCAATATCTATGGCTTATGAATCCATGGGAGTGCAGCCCCCAGGGGGCCTCAGAGCTCACTTTAACAGAGGCATGGCTGCTTCGTGGGCTCTGTTCAGGGGAGTTTCGCTACAGGACATCTGTGTCGCAGCTAGTTGGACTTCTCCTCATTCGTTTGTCAGAT is from Triplophysa rosa linkage group LG13, Trosa_1v2, whole genome shotgun sequence and encodes:
- the LOC130564268 gene encoding uncharacterized protein LOC130564268, producing the protein LPAHVIATIQNVRAASTRSLYDCKWRVFEEWCDGRRLISYQCSVADILCFLQDLIDKGRSFSTIKVYLAAIAACHVGFDGTSVRQHPLLRRFMKGAQHFLPMPAKTVPEWDLSMVLKSLSRRPFEPLGEVSLKHLSFKTALILTLTSAKLVSILHALSVHPSCTKFYFDGNRDFLRPNPAFMPICFPAVTCEVIELSCPPPFSSAEDERLHALCPVRALRVYMDRTKTFRKSDQLFISWAPPHTGNPISKQRLSHWLVEAISMAYESMGVQPPGGLRAHFNRGMAASWALFRGVSLQDICVAASWTSPHSFVRYYRLDVTRTPVAHSVLGVGSS